A window of Kangiella sp. TOML190 genomic DNA:
ACATGACGCATGGTTTCTTTGGGCAGTTTTAATGACCAGTAGTCGGTGGCTTTGCCAGCTTTTCTGTTCTTTTTGATGGCTTTTAAGACATTACCTTCGCCTAGGTTATAAGCTGCCACGGTTAGCAACCAATCGCCATCAAACATTTTATTCAAATATTGGTAGTAAGTCAGGGCTGCATCGGTGGACGCAACGATATCACGGCGTCCGTCATACCATTGATTGATCTCAAGGCCGAAACCTTTGGCTGTTTTTGGCATGAATTGCCATAGCCCAGCCGCTTGTACTACCGAGTGTGCTAAAGGATCAAAATTGCTTTCGACCATCGGCGTGAAAGCTAGCTCCAGCGGCATTTTGCGCTTTTCTAGCTCTTGAATTATGTAATATAAATAAGGTGCTGCTTTATCGGTCTTTTTATTTAAAAGGCGTTTATGTTTTAAAAAATAAGTTTCGAAAGCACTGATTCTTGGGTGCTTAATGGCGGTTAATTCTTGCCGCGCAGCCATATAATCCCAGAGACTGGTTTCGGGCGGTGGTGCGGCGATTTCGCCAGTTGCTTCTTCAGCAATCAGCTGCGGAGATTTGTGTTTAGATACTGACGCAATTTGCTCACTCGGCTGCTCCAGAGCTTGCTCTTGCGATTCGCTAGTTTCAGAGGCTAAGCCTTCTCGTTTTAAGGAGCAGCTACTCAGTCCAAGCATAGCAACGGTGGTTAAGAGTAATACTTTCAGGCAGTTAGAAGGGTTTTTGCGCATTATGGATATGATCTTTAGGTTAGAAGTTATCTTTTAGTCGGCGGATTGTAGCAAAAATTTGCCAGTCATGCTTGGCCGCTGGGTCCGCTGAATGTGCCGCCTTGATCACAGGAGCTTGATCGCAGCGTAAAAAAGGGTTACTCGCCAGCTCGCTGGCAATGGTCGACGGCAAGGTTGCTTGCTGTTGCTTTCTTCGCTGTTGCGATTCGGCTATTAACTGCTTGACGACTTGGTTGTCAGGCTCAACCGACTCGGCAAAGGCTAAGTTGCTTAAGGTGTATTCATGGGTGCAATAGACTTGGGTTTGCGGCGGTAATTGGGCTAGTTTTTGTAAGGATTGGTAGAACTGTTTGGGTTCGCCTTCAAACATGCGTCCGCATCCTGCTTTAAATAAGGTGTCGCCACAAAATAGCCACTGTCGATGAGGTTCGTAGTAAGCAATATGGCCTAGGGTATGACCAGGGACATGTAGGATCTCAAATTGGTATTGATCATCGAAAATTACAATAGATTCAGGCTCATTTAGCGCTTCATCAACAAAATCGAGGTTATCGTGGACTGAGCCATAAACTCGTGCACCAGTGGCTTGTTTCAGCGCTTTGACCCCGCCAATATGATCATTGTGATAGTGGGTTATCAAAATCGAATCGAGTTTAAGTTGATGCTCTTCAAGGTAGTCGAACACCGGTTGGCTATCGCCAGGATCAACCACACACAGCCGCTGCTGGGTTGGATGGTGAAGCGCCCAGATGTAGTTATCGGTAAAAGCTTTGATCGGTTCTATTTTCATCGAGTTGTTAACGAGGTTTAATCCAGTATAAGCTAACGCGGTTACTTGCCAGTCAAATCGCAAAGGGTTAGCATGACCTTAATAAGTTGCAGTTAGGAAGTCAAACCAGTTTGAGTGTATTGGCAGAGCTAAGTTGGCCGCTGATCCCAGCCGGCAACCGGATCCGTTATATTTGGCAAGAATGGTTGCAAGATCATTTGCAGGACTATCATGGCGGCGGTATTTTGCTGACCTTGGATAGCCTTACTCAAAGCTTAAGTATGCCGGACAGGGGATTTGAATTGCAGCTTAAAGTTGGCCCCGGTCTTGCTCATTCAGTTCACGCCGAGCCTGAGAGCTTGCCCGTCGATGCCGATTCGATTCAAGCGGCGGTGGTAAGCTTTGGTTTTGATTATACTCAGACTGGCTCGGTACTTTTGGGTGAGATTCATCGAGCCTTAGAGCCGCAAGGGTTGCTGTATAGCTTGTTATTAGCACCAAATAATCCCTGGTGTCTGAAATCGAAAGTCGGTTTAAGCGATCCTAGAAAATTATTGCCGCAGCAGAGTATTGGTCTTAATCGTTTTAATGATTGGTTAGGACTTTTGGGCTTTGAGATTGATGAAGTAGAGACTTTAGCATGTCCTTGGTGGCGTGGTTTTAGCCATTTTCAAAAAACATCCGAGATGAACAAGGCGTGGCTTTCCGCACCGATAGCTTATATGATCAAGGCACAGAAAAAAGTGGCCACCATGAATCCTATCAAGCCGTTAGAAAAGGAATCGACGGTGGCAATAGGGGCGATGGCGAACCTTTCCACCAAGCAGTCTTGTTAATCAAAAATTATTCACGAGTCCTAATAGTTAATGGCGAAAACAGTAGAAATATTTACCGATGGTGCTTGTAAAGGTAATCCTGGCGTTGGGGGTTGGGGTGCTTTGTTAAGGTATGGCGAGCACGAGAAAAAACTTTATGGCGGCGAGCTAGAAACCACCAATAATCGGATGGAGCTGATGGCGGCGATTGAGGCCTTAAAAGCGCTTAAAAAACCTTGCAAGGTTGAGTTGACCACCGATTCGAGCTACGTTAAAAATGGTATTCAATCTTGGCTGGATGGCTGGAAGGCTAAAGGCTGGAAAACCGCCAGTAAAAAGCCGGTGAAAAACCAAGACTTGTGGCAAGCGCTTGATCAAGAAGTGAGCCGTCACCAAGTCAGCTGGCACTGGGTCAAAGGCCACAGTGGTCATGCGGAAAACGAAATTGCCGATGAGCTAGCCAATCTAGGGGTGGATAAGGTTTTGGCCGAGCAAGATTTAATTGCTGCTCGCCGAAACATAGCCGCCAATAATGCAAATGACTAATCAACACTGATAAGAAGTTAACGACTATGCGACAAATTGTACTGGATACCGAAACTACTGGTTTAGAACCGAGCGAAGGGCATAAAATTATTGAAATTGGTTGTGTTGAAATCGTTAATCGCAAGCTCACTGGTAACCACTATCATCAATACCTAAAACCCAATCGAGAAATTGATGAAGGGGCGATCGAAGTTCATGGTATTACCAATGAGTTTTTACAGGATAAACCTTTATTTTCGGAAGTTGTGGATGACTTTTTGGCTTTTGTTGATGGCGCTGAATTGATTATTCATAACGCCCCTTTTGATATTGGTTTTCTTGATCATGAATTGGGGTTGCTGAACGCCAAAAAAGGCGTGATGAGCGATTACTGTAGCGTTTTAGATACCTTAACCTTAGCGCGTCAAATGCATCCAGGCCAGCGCAATAGCTTGGATGCTCTATGTAAACGCTACGATATTAATAATGAACATCGTGAGCTGCACGGCGCTTTGCTGGATTCGGAAATTTTAGCGGACGTCTATTTGCGCATGACAGGGGGTCAAACCAGCCTGACACTTGGACGCAGAAACAGCAGCAATCAAAATAGCACTGGCGAAGTGGCTATTCGTCGAATCTCGAGTCAGCGCGAGCCGTTAAGGGTGATTAAAGCTAATGAAGAAGAGCTAAAAGCGCATCAACAAAAGGTTGAGTCTTTAACCGATGCGATTTGGAAATAGAGCTACAGCTTTAAAAATGGAAAGCTAAATAAAAAAGCCCTTTATATAAAGGGCTTTTTTGATGGTTTGGAACTAATGTCCTTTGCTTTTGCCGTCGCTTTTAAGCTGTTCAACCGTATGATGGTTAATCAGCTGCTTTTCATACATGGTGGCGGTAGCGGGTTTCAAGAAATAAACCACTGCAATTAAGCCGACGATGGTCATAACGATGGTATAAGGCAAAGCCATTATTACCATCCGCATATAGGACAAGCGGATCAACGGCGCTAGACCACTAGTGAGTAAAAACAAGAACGCCGCTTGGCCATTGGGCGTGGCGACACTAGGAATATTAGTACCAGTATTAATAGCGACCGATAGTAAATCGAAAGCATCGCGGTCAATAACCCCATTAATGGCTGCTTGTTTGATTTCACCCACATAGACGGTGGCGACGAAGACGTTATCACTAATCGCTGAAAGGGCTCCGTTTGCCAAGTAGAAGGCCGCTACTTGCGAATCTCGGTCGAGGGTAAAGATGTATTCGATAATCGGCTTAAACAATTCTTGATCGAAAATCACACCTACAATCACGAAAAAGACGGTTAACAAAGCGGTAAAGGGTAGGGCTTCTTCAAAGCTTTTACCAATCGCGTGTTCATCAATCACGCCCGTAAAAGCACTGGCTAGTACGATTACAGAAAGACCTATTAAGCCAACCGTGCTGAGGTGGAAAGCTAAAGCAATAATTAGCCAGACGCCAACCAAAGCTTGCATGGCCAGATTCCAGTTGTCTTTTTTGGTGCGCTTTGCTTCGCGTTCGGCTTGGTCATCTTCCATGACTTTACGGACCGCATCGGGCAGAGTAGCGCCATAACCCATAATTTTGGTGGTTTCTAGGAACAAACACACGAGTACCCCAGCAAACAAGACCGGAATGGTTACTGGCGCCATTCGTAAGAAGAACTCACCAAACTCCCAGTTTGCAGTATTCGCGATCAATAGGTTCTGCGGCTCGCCAACGAGAGTACAGACGCCACCCAAGGCAGTACCAATGGCGGCGTGCATCATCAGGCTGCGCAAGAAGGAACGAAATTGACTTAAGTCGGCGCGATGTTGCTCGTAGACTTCTTCATCGGTGGTGATGTCGTCGCGTTCTTTATAATCGATGCCCGCAGCTACTTTATGGTAAATACCATAGAAACCAACACCAACGGAGATAACCACCGCAGTTACAGTTAAAGCGTCTAAGAAAGCTGATAGGAATGCCGCGACTAAAAGGAACATAAGAGACAGGGTTCTTTTTGATTTTATGCCTAATAAAATTCGCGAGAATAAAAACAACAAAAGGTTCTTCATAAAGAAGATACCAGCAACCATAAAAATCAACAGTAACAACACTTCGAGGTTACTTTGGATTTCATACATGATGGTGTCAGTGCTGGTTAAGCCTAGCAGCACCGCTTCAAACGCCAATAGGCCGCCCGGTTGTAGCGGATAGCATTTCAGCGCCATGGCGAGGGTAAAGATAAATTGGCCAACCAGAACCCAACCAGCAATAACTGGCCCTAGACTCCACAAGATCAGAGGGTTTATCAATAAAAATGCAACGATGGTGGTTTTGTACCAATGTGGTGCATTGCCAAGGAAGTTGTCGAAAATGGCCTTACGGGCGCTATAGCTCATATTGATCAAATAATTAGATTCATGATGGTTGTTTATTCTAGGATTTTGCGTGGCTTTTTCCAGTTATTTCGTACTAAAAGTGGCGAAAATTCTGTTTCCGATGATTTTTAGCCTGGTTTTGACCGTTTCTTAAGCAAATGGCTAGAAAAGCCGTTGACTATGTGTTACAAACGGTCTGAATTGACCTCTTACCACTTATTGTAAGGGATCCGCAGATCTTACTTTAAAAAACCAGTTGGGGAATTGAATGGCCACTGTTAAAGCCTTAACACCAGCAGCCTTTGCCGAGCAATATATTGTCGAATCAATCTGGAATGGTAAGTTTGCCGCTGGCACCATTTTACCCGCCGAGCGTGAGTTAGCTGAGATTATTGGTGTAACTCGAACCACCTTGCGCGAGGTGCTGCAGCGCTTGGCTCGAGATGGTTGGTTGACGATTCAACACGGTAAGCCAACCAAAGTGAATGATATTTGGCAATCGGC
This region includes:
- a CDS encoding LysM peptidoglycan-binding domain-containing protein; translation: MRKNPSNCLKVLLLTTVAMLGLSSCSLKREGLASETSESQEQALEQPSEQIASVSKHKSPQLIAEEATGEIAAPPPETSLWDYMAARQELTAIKHPRISAFETYFLKHKRLLNKKTDKAAPYLYYIIQELEKRKMPLELAFTPMVESNFDPLAHSVVQAAGLWQFMPKTAKGFGLEINQWYDGRRDIVASTDAALTYYQYLNKMFDGDWLLTVAAYNLGEGNVLKAIKKNRKAGKATDYWSLKLPKETMRHVPKWLALANVLINQPQFNLALTEIKNTPVFASLDIAAPANLAQLATLTGLDKTEFYGLNPAYNKLFIPAEIKNASILVPIESLEEFEFKLQNTPAELFKVSFSYQVKAGDNLSKIAHNNQTNVTAIKQLNGLKSDRLQIGQVLKLPGMVEVKKEEQTFFSTLNKNQKRRKYKVYRVRSGDSLWKIARKFKVTTSKIAKWNGLNKKKVLKIGQPLKIWPSS
- the dnaQ gene encoding DNA polymerase III subunit epsilon, with amino-acid sequence MRQIVLDTETTGLEPSEGHKIIEIGCVEIVNRKLTGNHYHQYLKPNREIDEGAIEVHGITNEFLQDKPLFSEVVDDFLAFVDGAELIIHNAPFDIGFLDHELGLLNAKKGVMSDYCSVLDTLTLARQMHPGQRNSLDALCKRYDINNEHRELHGALLDSEILADVYLRMTGGQTSLTLGRRNSSNQNSTGEVAIRRISSQREPLRVIKANEEELKAHQQKVESLTDAIWK
- the gloB gene encoding hydroxyacylglutathione hydrolase, which produces MKIEPIKAFTDNYIWALHHPTQQRLCVVDPGDSQPVFDYLEEHQLKLDSILITHYHNDHIGGVKALKQATGARVYGSVHDNLDFVDEALNEPESIVIFDDQYQFEILHVPGHTLGHIAYYEPHRQWLFCGDTLFKAGCGRMFEGEPKQFYQSLQKLAQLPPQTQVYCTHEYTLSNLAFAESVEPDNQVVKQLIAESQQRRKQQQATLPSTIASELASNPFLRCDQAPVIKAAHSADPAAKHDWQIFATIRRLKDNF
- the rnhA gene encoding ribonuclease HI, with the translated sequence MAKTVEIFTDGACKGNPGVGGWGALLRYGEHEKKLYGGELETTNNRMELMAAIEALKALKKPCKVELTTDSSYVKNGIQSWLDGWKAKGWKTASKKPVKNQDLWQALDQEVSRHQVSWHWVKGHSGHAENEIADELANLGVDKVLAEQDLIAARRNIAANNAND
- a CDS encoding SAM-dependent methyltransferase, with the protein product MQLGSQTSLSVLAELSWPLIPAGNRIRYIWQEWLQDHLQDYHGGGILLTLDSLTQSLSMPDRGFELQLKVGPGLAHSVHAEPESLPVDADSIQAAVVSFGFDYTQTGSVLLGEIHRALEPQGLLYSLLLAPNNPWCLKSKVGLSDPRKLLPQQSIGLNRFNDWLGLLGFEIDEVETLACPWWRGFSHFQKTSEMNKAWLSAPIAYMIKAQKKVATMNPIKPLEKESTVAIGAMANLSTKQSC
- the nhaB gene encoding sodium/proton antiporter NhaB, translating into MSYSARKAIFDNFLGNAPHWYKTTIVAFLLINPLILWSLGPVIAGWVLVGQFIFTLAMALKCYPLQPGGLLAFEAVLLGLTSTDTIMYEIQSNLEVLLLLIFMVAGIFFMKNLLLFLFSRILLGIKSKRTLSLMFLLVAAFLSAFLDALTVTAVVISVGVGFYGIYHKVAAGIDYKERDDITTDEEVYEQHRADLSQFRSFLRSLMMHAAIGTALGGVCTLVGEPQNLLIANTANWEFGEFFLRMAPVTIPVLFAGVLVCLFLETTKIMGYGATLPDAVRKVMEDDQAEREAKRTKKDNWNLAMQALVGVWLIIALAFHLSTVGLIGLSVIVLASAFTGVIDEHAIGKSFEEALPFTALLTVFFVIVGVIFDQELFKPIIEYIFTLDRDSQVAAFYLANGALSAISDNVFVATVYVGEIKQAAINGVIDRDAFDLLSVAINTGTNIPSVATPNGQAAFLFLLTSGLAPLIRLSYMRMVIMALPYTIVMTIVGLIAVVYFLKPATATMYEKQLINHHTVEQLKSDGKSKGH